In Oryza brachyantha chromosome 2, ObraRS2, whole genome shotgun sequence, a single window of DNA contains:
- the LOC102715739 gene encoding probable aquaporin PIP2-2, translated as MAKDIEASAPEGGEFSAKDYTDPPPAPLIDVEELTKWSLYRAVIAEFIATLLFLYITVATVIGYKHQSDATVNTTDAACSGVGILGIAWAFGGMIFILVYCTAGISGGHINPAVTFGLFLARKVSLIRAVLYIVAQCLGAICGVGLVKGFQSSYYVRYGGGANELSSGYSKGTGLGAEIIGTFVLVYTVFSATDPKRSARDSHVPVLAPLPIGFAVFMVHLATIPITGTGINPARSLGAAVIYNNDKAWDDQWIFWVGPLIGAAIAAAYHQYVLRASAAKLGSYRSNA; from the exons ATGGCGAAGGACATTGAGGCATCGGCGCCCGAGGGCGGCGAGTTCTCGGCCAAGGACTACACggacccgccgccggcgccgctgatCGACGTGGAGGAGCTGACCAAGTGGTCGCTGTACCGCGCGGTGATCGCCGAGTTCATCGCGACGCTCCTCTTCCTGTACATCACCGTGGCCACCGTCATCGGGTACAAGCACCAGTCGGACGCCACCGTGAACACCACCGACGCCGCCTGCAGCGGCGTCGGCATCCTCGGCATCGCCTGGGCCTTCGGCGGCATGATCTTCATCCTCGTCTACTGCACCGCCGGCATCTCAG GTGGGCACATCAACCCGGCGGTGACGTTCGGGCTGTTCCTGGCGAGGAAGGTGTCGCTGATCCGGGCGGTGCTGTACATCGTCGCGCAGTGCCTGGGCGCCATCTGCGGCGTGGGGCTCGTCAAGGGGTTCCAGAGCTCGTACTACGTGcggtacggcggcggcgccaacgAGCTCAGCTCCGGCTACTCCAAGGGCACCGGCCTCGGCGCCGAGATCATCGGCACCTTCGTGCTCGTCTACACCGTCTTCTCCGCCACCGACCCCAAGCGCAGCGCCCGCGACTCCCACGTCCCG GTGCTGGCTCCTCTCCCCATTGGATTCGCGGTGTTCATGGTCCACCTCGCCACCATCCCCATCACCGGCACCGGCATTAACCCGGCGAGGAGCTTGGGCGCCGCAGTTATCTACAACAATGACAAAGCCTGGGATGACCAA TGGATCTTCTGGGTGGGGCCCCTGAtcggcgccgccatcgccgccgcctaccACCAGTACGTGCTGAGGGCCAGCGCCGCCAAGCTCGGGTCCTACCGGAGCAACGCCtga
- the LOC102720400 gene encoding defensin-like protein CAL1, with translation MAPSRRMVASVFLLLAILVATEMGTTQVAEARHCLSQSHRFKGMCVSSNNCANVCKTENFPDGECKSHGLERKCFCKKLC, from the exons ATGGCTCCCTCTCGTCGTATGGTCGCgtccgtcttcctcctcctggccATCCTCGTCGCCACAG AGATGGGGACGACCCaggtggcggaggcgaggcACTGCCTGTCGCAGAGCCACAGGTTCAAGGGCATGTGTGTGAGCAGCAACAACTGCGCCAACGTGTGCAAGACGGAGAACTTCCCCGACGGCGAGTGCAAGTCGCACGGCCTCGAGCGCAAGTGCTTCTGCAAGAAGCTCTGCTag
- the LOC102720115 gene encoding phytosulfokine receptor 1-like, whose amino-acid sequence MGCSLMQLTTTCPWRFFFYLSVQLLLLSPSNSLNQSYCDPGDASALQGFLQGLGGSGISGWMVSNATSETANCCVWPGVKCNDGGRVIGLDLQKMKLRGELAISLAQLDQLQWLNLSNNNLHGAVPATLVQLQRLQRLDLSDNEFSGEFPTNVSLPVIEVFNISFNSFNKQHPTLHGSSHLAMFDVGFNMFTGHIDTSICDPNGVIRVLRFTSNLFYGDFPAGFGNCTKLEELYVDLNGITGRLPDDLFKLSSLRNLSLQENQLSGRMTSRFANLSSLSKLDISFNSFAGYLPNVFGSLAKLEYFSAQSNLFSGPLPFSLSHSPSLKMLYLRNNTLHGQIDLKCSAMSSLNSLDLGTNKFIGTIDALSDCQHLRSLNLATNNLTGEIPDGFRNLRSLTYISLSNNSFTNVSSALSVLQGCPSLTSLVLTKNFHDGKALPMTGIDGFHNIQVFVIANSHLSGSVPSWIANFKQLKVLDLSWNQLTGNIPAWIGNLEHLFYLDLSNNTLSGGIPDSLTSMKGLLACNSSQQSTETDYFPFFIKKNRTGKGLRYNQVSSFPPSLILSHNKLIGPILPGFGSLKNLHVLDLSNNHISGMIPDELSGMSSLESLDLSHNNLTGSIPSSLTKLNFLSSFSVAFNNLTGAVPSGGQFSTFTSSAYEGNSKLCGIRSSLAQCQPSHIPTMSVKKNGRNKGVILGIAIGIALGAAFVLSVAVILVLKSSSRRQDYIVKAVADTTEALELAPASLVLLFQNKDDSKAMTIGDILKSTNNFDQANIIGCGGFGLVYKATLPDGATIAIKRLSGDFGQMEREFKAEVETLSKAQHPNLVLLQGYCRIGNDRLLIYSYMENGSLDHWLHEKPDGPSRLSWQTRLQIAKGAARGLAYLHLSCQPHILHRDIKSSNILLDEEFEAHLADFGLARLICPYDTHVTTDLVGTLGYIPPEYGQTSVANFKGDVYSFGIVLLELLTGKRPVDMCKPKGARELVSWVLRMKEENREAEVLDRAMYDNKFEMQMMQMIDIACLCISESPKLRPLTHELVLWLDNIGGSTEETK is encoded by the coding sequence ATGGGGTGTTCTTTGATGCAACTCACCACCACATGCCCATGGCGTTTCTTCTTCTACTTGTCTGTCCAACTGCTGCTCCTCTCTCCAAGCAACTCCTTGAATCAAAGCTACTGCGACCCAGGTGATGCTAGTGCACTGCAGGGCTTCCTGCAAGGTCTCGGGGGGAGTGGCATCAGTGGCTGGATGGTCTCAAATGCCACTTCTGAAACAGCCAATTGTTGTGTTTGGCCTGGAGTCAAGTGCAACGATGGTGGCCGGGTCATTGGGCTGGACCTCCAAAAAATGAAGCTAAGGGGCGAGCTGGCAATCTCGCTCGCGCAGCTGGACCAGCTCCAGTGGCTCAACCTCTCCAACAACAACCTCCATGGTGCCGTCCCGGCAACCCTGGTCCAGCTCCAGAGGCTACAACGTCTCGATCTTAGTGACAATGAGTTCTCTGGTGAATTCCCGACCAACGTGTCTCTCCCAGTGATTGAGGTCTTCAATATATCCTTCAACTCGTTCAACAAACAACATCCCACGCTCCATGGTTCATCACACCTGGCTATGTTTGATGTGGGATTCAACATGTTCACGGGGCACATTGATACCAGCATCTGTGATCCAAATGGAGTGATCAGGGTGCTTCGCTTCACATCGAATCTCTTCTATGGGGACTTCCCAGCAGGGTTTGGGAACTGCACAAAGCTCGAGGAGCTATATGTTGATCTAAATGGAATTACCGGGAGGTTGCCAGATGATCTTTTCAAGCTGTCTTCCCTGAGGAACCTGTCGCTGCAGGAGAATCAGCTGTCTGGTAGGATGACATCAAGGTTTGCTAATCTGTCCAGCCTTTCTAAGCTAGACATATCTTTCAATTCATTCGCAGGGTACCTTCCAAATGTTTTTGGTAGCCTTGCCAAGCTTGAGTATTTCTCTGCACAATCTAACTTATTCAGTGGTCCATTGCCTTTCTCACTGTCTCATTCACCGTCACTGAAGATGTTGTACCTGAGAAACAATACACTCCATGGACAGATCGATCTCAAATGCTCGGCAATGTCAAGTTTGAATTCACTTGACCTTGGCACAAATAAGTTCATCGGCACGATAGATGCTCTGTCAGATTGCCAACATCTGAGAAGCCTGAATCTTGCCACAAACAACCTCACTGGTGAAATTCCCGATGGTTTCAGGAACCTTCGGTCTCTAACTTATATCTCACTTTCCAACAATAGCTTCACCAATGTGTCCTCAGCATTATCTGTCCTTCAAGGTTGTCCAAGCCTAACAAGCCTCGTGCTGACAAAGAATTTCCATGATGGGAAGGCCTTGCCGATGACTGGAATAGATGGTTTTCATAACATCCAAGTGTTTGTCATTGCTAATAGCCATCTTTCAGGATCAGTACCTTCATGGATAGCAAACTTCAAGCAATTGAAGGTGTTGGATTTGTCATGGAATCAATTGACTGGGAATATTCCTGCATGGATTGGCAACCTTgagcatttattttatttggatcTTTCTAATAATACACTATCTGGAGGAATTCCAGACAGTCTAACAAGCATGAAGGGTCTTCTTGCCTGCAACAGCTCACAGCAATCCACAGAAACCgattattttcctttcttcaTTAAAAAGAACAGGACCGGCAAAGGACTGCGGTACAATCAGGTTAGCAGCTTCCCGCCCTCACTAATTCTCAGCCACAACAAGCTCATAGGTCCAATATTACCAGGCTTTGGGAGCCTCAAGAACCTGCATGTCTTGGACCTCAGTAACAACCATATTTCTGGTATGATTCCTGATGAGCTATCAGGCATGTCGAGTTTGGAATCCTTGGATTTGTCACATAACAATCTTACTGGGAGCATTCCTTCTTCATTAACCAAGCTGAATTTTCTATCAAGCTTCAGTGTGGCATTCAATAATCTAACTGGTGCAGTTCCATCAGGAGGGCAATTCTCAACATTCACAAGTTCTGCTTATGAGGGGAACTCAAAACTCTGTGGAATCCGCTCTAGCTTGGCACAATGTCAGCCGTCTCACATTCCTACCATGTCTGTAAAGAAGAATGGAAGAAATAAAGGTGTCATATTAGGAATAGCTATTGGCATTGCACTTGGAGCAGCATTTGTGTTGTCTGTTGCTGTTATACTTGTATTGAAGAGTAGCTCCAGAAGACAGGACTATATAGTTAAGGCGGTTGCAGATACAACTGAAGCTCTTGAATTAGCACCAGCCTCACTGGTTCTTTTGTTTCAGAACAAGGATGATAGCAAGGCCATGACTATCGGTGACATATTGAAATCGACAAACAACTTTGATCAGGCAAACATAATTGGTTGTGGTGGCTTTGGGCTAGTGTACAAAGCAACATTGCCAGATGGAGCAACGATTGCCATTAAAAGGCTGTCAGGTGATTTTGGCCAGATGGAGCGTGAGTTCAAAGCCGAGGTGGAGACTTTATCAAAAGCTCAACATCCTAATCTTGTGCTTCTGCAGGGTTATTGCAGGATTGGCAATGATAGACTACTGATCTACTCTTACATGGAGAATGGTAGCCTAGACCATTGGCTTCATGAAAAGCCTGATGGTCCATCTAGATTAAGTTGGCAAACGAGGCTTCAGATAGCAAAAGGAGCGGCAAGAGGTTTAGCATACCTACACTTGTCATGCCAACCCCATATACTCCACCGTGATATCAAGTCAAGCAACATACTTTTAGATGAGGAGTTTGAAGCTCATTTGGCTGATTTTGGGCTTGCTCGGCTTATTTGTCCCTATGACACACATGTGACAACTGATCTAGTTGGCACACTAGGCTACATCCCCCCTGAGTATGGCCAGACTTCAGTAGCCAATTTCAAAGGTGATGTTTATAGTTTCGGCATTGTTCTTTTGGAGTTATTAACTGGAAAGAGGCCTGTAGATATGTGCAAGCCGAAGGGAGCTCGAGAGTTGGTCTCGTGGGTTTTGCGTATGAAAGAAGAAAACCGTGAAGCTGAAGTATTGGACCGTGCAATGTATGACAATAAGTTTGAGATGCAAATGATGCAGATGATCGACATTGCCTGTTTGTGCATAAGTGAGTCACCTAAACTAAGGCCCCTAACCCATGAACTAGTACTATGGCTTGACAACATTGGTGGTAGCACCGAAGAGACAAAGTGA